In Crinalium epipsammum PCC 9333, the following are encoded in one genomic region:
- a CDS encoding NAD(P)/FAD-dependent oxidoreductase, producing MLRLTEIKLPLDHDESEIQAAILKKLQITAADLISYSIFKRSYDARKRGEIFLVYILDIETTQEKRLLQRFKKDPHVIPTPDTTYRFVAQAPRDLATRPIVIGTGPCGLFAGLLLAQMGFRPIILERGKSVRDRSVDTFGFWIKKRLNPESNAQFGEGGAGTFSDGKLYSQVSDPHHYGRKVLTELVNAGADPEILYINKPHIGTYRLVKIVQTMRAKIESLGGEIRFQSRVEDLHIEQGQVRGVTLASGEYIASNHVVLAVGHSARDTFGMLLERGVYMEAKPFSIGFRIEHPQSVIDRCRFGSLAGHPVLGAADYKLVHHCQNGRSVYSFCMCPGGTVVAAASEPGRLVTNGMSQYARDESNANSAIVVGITPDDYPGSPLAGMDLQRRLEEQAFKLGGGTYYAPGQLVGDFLNHRPSTTLGTVQPSYKPGVQLGDLSTSLPDYAIAAIREAIPAFDQKIPGFAMNDAILTGVETRTSSPIRIKRQEDCQSINTAGLYPAGEGAGYAGGILSAGIDGIRVAEAVALSMLRANEGILLNSK from the coding sequence ATGCTACGCCTCACAGAAATTAAGCTGCCCCTGGATCACGATGAAAGTGAGATCCAAGCAGCCATCCTCAAAAAACTGCAAATCACAGCCGCCGATTTAATTAGCTACTCAATTTTCAAGCGCAGCTACGATGCCCGCAAGCGAGGAGAAATCTTCCTAGTTTATATCTTGGACATCGAAACCACTCAAGAAAAACGTTTGCTGCAACGTTTTAAAAAAGATCCCCACGTCATACCGACCCCCGACACGACTTATCGCTTCGTTGCCCAAGCTCCTAGAGACTTAGCAACTCGTCCCATCGTGATTGGAACGGGTCCCTGCGGGCTGTTTGCGGGGCTGTTGCTGGCTCAAATGGGGTTTCGCCCGATTATATTAGAACGGGGCAAATCCGTGCGCGATCGCAGCGTCGATACCTTTGGTTTTTGGATCAAAAAAAGACTTAATCCTGAATCTAACGCTCAGTTTGGTGAAGGCGGCGCGGGTACTTTTTCTGATGGTAAACTCTACAGTCAGGTGAGCGACCCCCATCACTACGGGCGTAAAGTACTTACCGAGCTAGTCAATGCTGGGGCTGACCCCGAAATCCTGTATATCAACAAACCCCACATCGGCACCTACCGACTGGTGAAAATAGTCCAGACTATGCGTGCCAAGATCGAATCTTTGGGAGGCGAAATCCGCTTTCAAAGTCGAGTTGAAGACCTCCATATTGAACAAGGACAGGTGCGCGGTGTCACCCTCGCCAGTGGAGAATATATTGCCAGCAATCATGTCGTGCTGGCAGTTGGTCACAGTGCTAGAGACACCTTTGGAATGCTGCTGGAGCGGGGTGTCTACATGGAGGCTAAACCCTTTTCTATCGGCTTTCGGATCGAGCATCCCCAATCTGTGATCGATCGCTGTCGCTTTGGTTCGCTGGCAGGTCATCCAGTTTTAGGTGCGGCAGACTACAAGCTTGTCCACCACTGCCAAAATGGTCGCTCTGTATATAGTTTCTGTATGTGTCCAGGCGGCACAGTGGTCGCTGCTGCTTCTGAGCCTGGGCGACTGGTAACAAATGGTATGAGCCAATATGCCCGCGACGAGTCGAATGCTAACAGCGCGATCGTTGTCGGTATTACCCCCGATGACTATCCAGGTAGCCCATTGGCGGGAATGGATTTGCAACGCCGTCTGGAAGAACAGGCATTTAAGCTAGGCGGTGGCACTTACTATGCCCCTGGACAACTGGTGGGTGACTTTCTTAACCATCGACCCTCTACTACACTAGGTACGGTGCAGCCTTCCTACAAGCCAGGGGTGCAGTTGGGGGATTTAAGTACAAGCTTACCGGATTATGCGATCGCAGCTATCCGCGAAGCAATACCCGCCTTCGATCAAAAAATCCCAGGCTTTGCCATGAATGATGCAATCTTAACTGGGGTAGAAACCCGCACATCATCGCCAATTCGGATTAAGCGCCAAGAAGACTGCCAAAGTATCAATACCGCCGGACTCTATCCGGCTGGAGAAGGGGCGGGATACGCTGGAGGCATCTTATCTGCTGGCATTGATGGCATTAGAGTGGCGGAGGCGGTTGCCTTGAGTATGCTGAGAGCCAATGAGGGTATTTTATTAAATTCTAAATAA
- a CDS encoding DUF3086 domain-containing protein, with translation MNLEEHQTQSVPEHEQPSPIEVVDNLEEQTAKSEEVTDETLLETPQVEPAEASTDNVVAVIEVTTAELVTEETAEFNTIAEEIEVAVVELVADETAEPTTVEDVEAVTVLAENTIAELTARVEQLQQQELELLQEVATLQASQKMLSSQISENQAILGRIVQEGLSELEQRKQTLQITVEQLEKRRDRINEEMRKTFAGVSQDLAIRVQGFKDYLVGSLQDLVVAAEQLELPTAPEPVKQVTVVTPTSAKSTTSSATPQFTEQSFQKTAKQIRGLIDQYRNAPDYYGAAWQLRRTFEPVHAERVSNWFFTQGGRGAIRTMGSRLQNILVASAVISILRDLYSDRLRTLVLANSPERLGEWRRGLQDCLGISRSDFGPERGLVLFEDPEPLVLKADRLVKQGQMPLVLVDETEEQINLSLLQFPLWLAFAPDPQQMSRESDFRF, from the coding sequence ATGAATTTAGAAGAACATCAAACCCAATCAGTACCAGAACACGAGCAACCGTCACCTATTGAGGTAGTAGACAATTTAGAAGAGCAAACTGCTAAATCTGAGGAAGTAACAGACGAAACGCTACTAGAAACACCACAGGTAGAACCCGCCGAAGCTAGTACAGATAATGTGGTAGCAGTAATCGAAGTAACAACGGCAGAGTTAGTAACCGAGGAAACGGCTGAATTTAACACCATAGCCGAAGAGATTGAAGTAGCAGTGGTCGAGTTAGTGGCAGATGAAACTGCTGAACCTACTACAGTAGAAGATGTTGAAGCAGTAACAGTATTAGCTGAAAACACAATTGCGGAATTAACAGCACGTGTAGAGCAACTACAGCAACAAGAACTGGAATTACTTCAAGAAGTTGCTACGCTGCAAGCTTCCCAAAAAATGTTGAGTTCACAGATAAGTGAAAACCAGGCAATTTTAGGGAGGATAGTACAAGAAGGTTTATCTGAGCTAGAGCAACGTAAACAAACACTGCAAATTACTGTTGAACAACTCGAAAAAAGGCGCGATCGCATTAACGAGGAAATGCGTAAAACTTTTGCTGGTGTGTCCCAAGATCTAGCAATTCGGGTACAAGGTTTTAAAGATTATCTAGTTGGTAGTTTACAAGATTTAGTAGTAGCAGCCGAACAGTTAGAACTACCAACAGCACCGGAACCAGTAAAACAAGTTACTGTAGTCACACCTACGTCTGCAAAATCCACAACATCAAGCGCAACTCCGCAATTTACAGAACAAAGTTTTCAAAAGACTGCCAAACAAATTCGCGGCTTAATAGATCAATACCGCAACGCGCCGGACTACTACGGCGCAGCTTGGCAACTACGACGCACATTTGAACCAGTTCACGCAGAACGGGTTTCTAACTGGTTCTTCACGCAAGGTGGGCGTGGTGCAATTCGCACTATGGGGAGCAGATTACAAAATATTTTGGTCGCTTCGGCTGTGATTTCCATATTACGCGATCTATATAGCGATCGCCTGCGTACCTTAGTGCTTGCCAACTCCCCAGAAAGATTGGGAGAATGGCGACGTGGTTTGCAAGATTGTTTAGGCATTTCACGCAGCGACTTCGGACCAGAGCGCGGACTGGTTTTGTTTGAAGATCCAGAACCATTAGTTTTGAAAGCAGATCGATTGGTTAAGCAAGGACAAATGCCTCTAGTTTTGGTTGATGAAACCGAAGAGCAAATTAATCTGTCGCTGCTACAATTTCCCCTGTGGTTAGCTTTTGCTCCCGATCCTCAACAAATGTCTAGGGAGAGCGATTTTAGATTTTAA
- a CDS encoding P-loop NTPase fold protein: protein MSLNIAKFYQACNPSPLVVSKAEDRKYYIDFSSVRGVNIVRELGRSIKLSVDQPTCNLFTGHIGCGKSTELQLLKAELEKQGFHAVYFESSQVLEMADVDVTDILLAIARQLSESLQAIGIKLQPGFFANLFTSIGELLQTPLEFEGEFSVVIAKITAKTKDSPNLRSKLRQYLEPRTNSIINAINQEILKPAQKILKQKDKKGLVVIVDNLDRLDNSIKPNGQIQPEYLFIERGEQLNQLHCHVVYTVPLILVFSNALGRLANRFGKDPKVLPMVPVELRQGGGECKEGMALLSQMVMARAFPDENIVRRYDLITEVFDSPETLERLCRVSGGHVRNLLMLLRRCLEREDPPFPQACIEDVIKQRCNELSLGIDENEWTLLREVAQQQIIRGEEKYQTLVRDMFVFEYRDNEGSWFDINPILKEAKEFQP, encoded by the coding sequence ATGTCACTGAATATAGCGAAATTTTATCAAGCGTGTAATCCTAGCCCCTTAGTTGTAAGCAAGGCTGAAGATCGCAAATATTATATTGATTTCTCATCGGTACGAGGGGTCAATATTGTGCGGGAGTTGGGACGCAGCATTAAACTTTCTGTGGATCAACCAACTTGCAATTTATTTACAGGGCATATTGGTTGTGGGAAATCTACAGAATTGCAGCTACTTAAGGCAGAGTTAGAGAAACAAGGATTTCATGCTGTTTATTTCGAGTCTAGCCAAGTTTTGGAAATGGCAGACGTTGATGTAACAGATATTCTGTTAGCGATCGCTCGTCAGCTGAGTGAAAGTTTACAAGCTATTGGCATTAAGTTGCAACCAGGCTTTTTTGCTAATTTATTTACCAGTATTGGGGAATTATTACAAACGCCGCTAGAGTTTGAAGGTGAGTTTAGTGTAGTAATTGCTAAAATTACCGCTAAAACAAAAGATAGCCCTAATCTTCGCAGTAAATTAAGGCAATACCTAGAACCACGCACTAACAGCATTATAAATGCGATTAATCAGGAAATATTAAAACCTGCTCAGAAAATACTTAAGCAGAAAGATAAGAAAGGTTTAGTTGTTATTGTTGATAATCTTGATCGCTTGGATAATTCCATTAAACCAAATGGGCAGATACAGCCAGAATATTTATTTATAGAACGGGGAGAACAGTTAAATCAACTGCATTGCCATGTAGTGTATACAGTGCCGCTAATATTGGTTTTTTCTAATGCTTTGGGCAGGTTGGCGAATAGATTTGGGAAAGATCCCAAGGTTTTGCCAATGGTTCCTGTGGAGTTGCGTCAAGGCGGTGGTGAATGTAAAGAAGGAATGGCACTTTTATCACAGATGGTTATGGCGAGGGCTTTTCCTGATGAAAATATAGTTAGACGCTACGATTTAATTACGGAAGTTTTTGATAGTCCTGAAACTTTAGAAAGACTTTGCCGAGTTAGTGGCGGTCATGTGCGAAATTTACTAATGTTATTGCGGCGCTGTTTGGAAAGAGAAGATCCGCCTTTCCCGCAGGCGTGTATAGAAGATGTCATTAAGCAGCGATGTAATGAATTATCTTTAGGAATTGACGAGAACGAATGGACATTATTACGGGAAGTAGCACAACAACAGATTATTAGAGGTGAGGAAAAATATCAAACTCTAGTACGGGATATGTTTGTATTTGAGTACCGAGATAATGAGGGGTCTTGGTTTGATATCAATCCAATTTTGAAAGAAGCTAAAGAGTTTCAGCCATGA
- a CDS encoding nSTAND1 domain-containing NTPase gives MNRTEEPEDINVFNENSLKALVRAIRLSQGQFSLILARCNYAALRDRMAQRLKELSPVPIEEISLDQLTKTLYTGIQEKLGSEQPQALRVFGLDAVVNMESLLTSANQVREEFRLSFPFPLILWVNDEVLKKLRRLARDFESWATITEFKLSQDELLKFLRQQTDGVFKSPKLNLAICQEIKAAFQECQSCEQLLEPDLQASEKFILGIENYFNNRLDDALNNYQKSLAYWQQSDNLERQEKILIDIAVCYEDKAEQNRLSSRQYWQESKNYLQQCINLFEQAKRLDVVSQHINKLGRILRRLEAWAELQILAEKAIALHQQDNNFSELAENYGFLAEVALNQSDWEKAKELAQQSLQTLEKVTDITYGRGLYQFLLARSQQHLNQTSEAINNLEKALEESNPEYDPQFYINILENLRFLSYQQNKYLEAFKFKQQQRAIESQYRFRPFIGAIRLEPLKRAINTSLESPDINIKEREKIIAASLQQDVKILINKLSRNDQRLIIIHGISGVGKSSLLLAGLVPALEKQIIDSRNALPVLVRVYTNWLRELSFWLKKRLNQSNLNPDTASLEAIIKQLKQNVEQNLLTVLIFDQFEEFFFACTEIVERRKLYEFIRVCLDIPFVKVILSLREDYLHYLLDFNRLITLDVINQNILDKNILYYLGNFSVERTKAVIRELTDGSQFRLPEELIEQLVKDLAGAAGEVRPIELQVVGAQLQTENINTLEKYQQLGENPKEKLVEKSLEEVITDCGGQQEDIARLVLYFLTNENGTRPLKTRDELAKDLEAAGLKIDSLRPPQPPLERGEYEQPISLDLVLEILVGSGIVFLVPDFPANRYQLVHDYLVPFIRQQQEAGLLAQLRQEAEYQKKRAEDLQRSQIDALSRYADALWQSHQELDALREAIRAGVTLKQIDGIKTDTRVRVVTALQQVVYGIRERNRFAGHSSSVKSVTFSPDGQTIASASNDNTVKLWNLAGRELQTLTGHSSPVKSVTFSPDGQTIASASNDNTVKLWNLAGWELQTLTGHSSPVNSVAFSPDGQTIASASNDKTVKLWNLASRELKTLTGHSSYVYSVAFSPDGQTIASASNDKTVKLWNLAGRELKTLTGHSSYVYSVAFSPDGQTIASASNDNTVKLWNLAGRELKTLTGHGNAVNSVAFSPDGQTIASANNDNTVKLWNLAGRELQTLTGHGTAVKSVAFSPDGQTIASASWDKTVKLWNLAGRELQTLTGHGSYVYSVTFSPDGQTIASASNDKTVKLWNLAGQELQTLTGHSSYVYSVAFSPDGRTIASASWDKTVKLWNLAGRELQTLTGHSDYVNSVAFSPDGQTIASASNDKTVKLWNLAGRELQTLTGHSDYVNSVAFSPDGQTIASASWDNTVDLDDLLLKGCNWAHDYLQNNPNVEESDRHLCDGISSKGKL, from the coding sequence ATGAATCGCACTGAAGAACCGGAAGATATTAATGTCTTTAATGAAAATTCTCTAAAGGCTCTGGTAAGGGCAATTAGGCTATCTCAGGGGCAATTTTCGCTAATTTTAGCACGTTGTAATTATGCTGCATTGCGCGATCGCATGGCGCAACGCCTAAAAGAATTATCTCCGGTTCCAATTGAGGAAATAAGTTTAGATCAACTTACCAAAACACTTTATACAGGTATTCAAGAAAAACTCGGTTCAGAACAGCCACAAGCATTAAGGGTATTTGGTTTAGATGCTGTAGTTAATATGGAATCATTGCTCACTTCTGCCAACCAAGTCCGAGAAGAGTTCCGCCTCAGCTTTCCATTTCCGTTGATTTTATGGGTGAATGATGAGGTGCTAAAAAAGCTGAGGCGGTTAGCACGAGATTTTGAAAGTTGGGCAACTATAACTGAATTTAAACTATCTCAAGATGAATTATTAAAATTTCTGCGTCAACAGACTGATGGGGTGTTTAAAAGCCCAAAACTTAATCTAGCAATTTGTCAGGAAATCAAAGCAGCTTTTCAAGAGTGTCAGAGTTGTGAACAACTATTAGAGCCAGATTTACAAGCCAGTGAAAAATTCATTTTAGGAATAGAAAATTATTTTAATAATCGCCTAGATGATGCTTTAAATAATTATCAGAAAAGTTTAGCTTATTGGCAGCAGTCCGATAATTTAGAACGGCAAGAAAAAATATTAATTGACATTGCTGTATGTTATGAAGATAAAGCTGAACAAAATCGTTTATCTAGTCGGCAGTATTGGCAAGAAAGTAAAAACTATCTTCAACAATGTATTAATTTATTTGAGCAAGCTAAACGTCTAGATGTAGTAAGCCAACATATTAATAAATTAGGGAGAATTTTACGACGTTTAGAAGCTTGGGCAGAGTTGCAGATACTTGCGGAAAAAGCGATCGCACTACACCAACAAGATAACAATTTCAGCGAATTAGCTGAAAATTACGGCTTTTTAGCAGAGGTAGCTTTAAATCAGTCAGACTGGGAAAAAGCAAAGGAATTGGCTCAACAATCACTGCAAACTCTAGAAAAAGTTACTGATATTACTTATGGGCGTGGTTTATATCAATTTTTGTTAGCGCGATCGCAGCAGCATTTAAATCAAACTAGCGAAGCAATTAATAATCTAGAAAAGGCTCTAGAAGAAAGCAACCCTGAATACGATCCACAGTTTTACATTAATATTTTAGAAAACTTGCGCTTTCTCTCTTATCAACAAAATAAATATTTAGAAGCATTTAAATTTAAGCAGCAACAACGAGCTATTGAATCGCAATATCGTTTTCGACCTTTTATCGGTGCAATTAGGCTTGAGCCTTTAAAAAGAGCCATTAATACTTCTCTAGAATCCCCAGATATTAATATTAAAGAACGAGAAAAGATAATTGCTGCCAGTTTGCAGCAAGATGTCAAGATCTTGATTAATAAACTAAGTCGAAATGACCAAAGATTAATCATAATTCACGGTATTTCTGGGGTGGGTAAAAGCTCGTTATTATTGGCGGGTTTAGTTCCAGCTTTAGAAAAGCAAATAATTGATAGTCGCAATGCTTTACCTGTATTAGTTAGAGTTTATACAAATTGGCTCAGAGAACTAAGTTTTTGGTTAAAAAAGCGGTTGAATCAAAGCAACCTCAATCCTGATACTGCATCTTTAGAAGCTATTATTAAGCAATTAAAACAGAATGTCGAACAAAATTTATTAACTGTTTTAATATTTGATCAGTTTGAAGAATTCTTCTTTGCTTGTACTGAGATAGTTGAGCGGCGCAAGCTATATGAATTTATCAGAGTTTGTTTAGATATTCCTTTTGTAAAAGTAATTTTATCTTTGCGGGAAGATTATTTGCATTATTTATTAGACTTTAATCGTTTAATAACTTTAGATGTTATTAATCAAAATATTTTAGATAAAAATATTTTGTATTATTTAGGCAATTTTTCAGTTGAACGCACTAAAGCAGTTATCCGCGAATTGACAGATGGTTCGCAGTTTAGGTTGCCAGAGGAATTAATCGAGCAATTAGTCAAAGATTTAGCTGGGGCTGCGGGAGAAGTGCGCCCGATTGAGTTGCAGGTAGTGGGAGCGCAACTGCAAACAGAGAATATTAATACTTTAGAAAAATATCAGCAGTTAGGCGAAAATCCTAAAGAAAAGTTAGTAGAAAAATCTTTAGAAGAAGTGATTACCGACTGCGGAGGACAACAAGAAGATATTGCCCGATTGGTTCTGTATTTTTTAACAAATGAAAACGGCACTCGTCCTCTAAAGACTCGCGATGAATTAGCCAAAGATTTAGAGGCAGCAGGGTTAAAAATTGATTCGCTTAGACCCCCTCAACCCCCCTTAGAAAGAGGGGAATATGAACAACCAATTTCATTAGATTTAGTATTAGAAATTTTAGTAGGGTCAGGCATAGTATTTTTAGTACCAGACTTTCCAGCTAATCGCTATCAATTGGTTCACGATTATCTTGTCCCATTTATTCGCCAACAACAAGAAGCAGGATTATTAGCACAACTTAGGCAGGAAGCAGAGTATCAAAAAAAACGGGCAGAAGATTTGCAACGCAGCCAAATTGATGCTTTGAGTCGCTATGCAGATGCGCTGTGGCAATCTCATCAAGAACTAGATGCACTTAGAGAAGCTATTCGTGCAGGGGTAACACTCAAACAGATAGATGGAATAAAAACTGATACTCGCGTGCGAGTTGTAACTGCGCTGCAACAAGTGGTTTATGGAATTAGAGAACGTAATCGCTTTGCAGGACATAGCAGTTCTGTCAAAAGTGTCACCTTTAGTCCCGACGGTCAAACTATTGCTTCGGCAAGTAACGACAACACGGTGAAGTTGTGGAATTTAGCTGGTCGGGAATTGCAAACTCTCACTGGGCATAGCAGTCCTGTCAAAAGTGTCACCTTTAGTCCCGACGGTCAAACTATTGCTTCGGCAAGTAACGACAACACGGTGAAGTTGTGGAATTTAGCTGGTTGGGAATTGCAAACTCTCACTGGGCATAGCAGTCCTGTCAATAGTGTCGCCTTTAGTCCCGACGGTCAAACTATTGCTTCGGCAAGTAACGACAAGACGGTGAAGTTGTGGAATTTAGCTAGTCGGGAATTGAAAACTCTCACTGGGCATAGCAGTTATGTCTATAGTGTCGCCTTTAGTCCCGACGGTCAAACTATTGCTTCGGCAAGTAACGACAAGACGGTGAAGTTGTGGAATTTAGCTGGTCGGGAATTGAAAACTCTCACTGGGCATAGCAGTTATGTCTATAGTGTCGCCTTTAGTCCCGACGGTCAAACTATTGCTTCGGCAAGTAACGACAACACGGTGAAGTTGTGGAATTTAGCTGGTCGGGAATTGAAAACTCTCACTGGGCATGGCAATGCTGTCAATAGTGTCGCCTTTAGTCCCGACGGTCAAACTATTGCTTCGGCAAATAACGACAACACGGTGAAGTTGTGGAATTTAGCTGGTCGGGAATTGCAAACTCTCACTGGGCATGGCACTGCTGTCAAAAGTGTCGCCTTTAGTCCCGATGGTCAAACTATTGCTTCGGCAAGTTGGGACAAGACGGTGAAGTTGTGGAATTTAGCTGGTCGGGAATTGCAAACTCTCACTGGGCATGGCAGTTATGTCTATAGTGTCACCTTTAGTCCCGACGGTCAAACTATTGCTTCGGCAAGTAACGACAAGACGGTGAAGTTGTGGAATTTAGCTGGTCAGGAATTGCAAACTCTCACTGGGCATAGCAGTTATGTCTATAGTGTCGCCTTTAGTCCCGACGGTCGAACTATTGCTTCGGCAAGTTGGGACAAGACGGTAAAGTTGTGGAATTTAGCTGGTCGGGAATTGCAAACTCTCACTGGGCATAGCGATTATGTCAATAGTGTCGCCTTTAGTCCCGACGGTCAAACTATTGCTTCGGCAAGTAACGACAAGACGGTGAAGTTGTGGAATTTAGCTGGTCGGGAATTGCAAACTCTCACTGGGCATAGCGATTATGTCAATAGTGTCGCCTTTAGTCCCGACGGTCAAACTATTGCTTCGGCAAGTTGGGACAACACAGTAGATTTAGATGATTTGCTGTTAAAGGGTTGCAATTGGGCGCACGACTATTTGCAGAACAACCCTAATGTGGAAGAAAGCGACAGACATTTGTGTGATGGTATCAGCAGCAAGGGTAAGCTATGA
- a CDS encoding DUF3119 family protein, with product MTTTSSTIPAQDIELKPSYTIPLVLVIAAIPMLLVQAFVSCAIAAFGLFLLFQAATIRLKFTETALDVYRSETLIRRFPYQDWQNWQIFWTPVPILFYFKEVKSIHFLPILFDPKMLKTCLEQRCPVSSKSSND from the coding sequence GTGACTACAACATCTTCGACAATACCAGCCCAAGACATCGAGTTAAAACCTAGTTATACAATACCTTTGGTGCTTGTGATTGCTGCTATCCCCATGCTGCTAGTGCAAGCATTTGTGAGTTGTGCGATCGCAGCTTTTGGGTTGTTTTTGTTGTTTCAGGCTGCAACAATCCGTTTAAAATTTACAGAAACAGCTTTGGATGTTTATCGCTCTGAAACTTTAATTCGGCGCTTTCCTTACCAAGACTGGCAGAATTGGCAAATTTTTTGGACACCAGTGCCAATTTTGTTTTACTTCAAAGAAGTCAAGAGTATCCACTTTCTCCCGATTTTATTTGACCCTAAAATGTTAAAAACCTGCTTAGAGCAACGCTGTCCAGTTAGCTCTAAATCATCAAATGATTAG
- the fusA gene encoding elongation factor G, translated as MKDLTRYRNIGIFAHVDAGKTTTTERILKLTGKIHKIGEVHEGDATTDFMPQEQERGITIQSAATTCFWNDHQLNLIDTPGHVDFTIEVYRSLKVLDGGIGVFCGSGGVEPQSETNWRYANDSKVARLVYINKLDRTGADFYNVVKQVDQVLAAKPLVMVLPIGIEEKFCGVVDLLTRKAWIWDDSGDPMNYEIKDVPADMVDDVEKYREQLIELAVEQDDEVMEQYLEGNEPDIESIKRCIRKGTRDLAFFPTYCGSSFKNKGVQLVLDAVVDYLPNPMEVNPQHEVDLEGNETGTLAIVDPEKPLRALAFKIMDDRYGALTFTRLYSGTLSKGDTVLNTATGKTERISRLVEMHANSREEIDSAQAGDIIAIVGMKNVRTGHTICDPKYPATLEPMVFPEPVISIAVKPKAKGGEEKMVAALTKMVQEDPSFHMMTDEESGETILKGMGELHLDIKVDILRRTHGVDVEVGKPQVAYRESITKRLEDEYVHKKQSGGSGQFAKIGYVIEPGEPGSGFLFESKVTGGSVPREYWASVQKGFESSIDRGVLAGFPCMDFKFTLLDGGFHPVDSSAMAFEIAAKAAYRQSVPKAAPQLLEPIMNVDVFTPDDYMGDVIGDLNRRRGMMKSQETGQTGARIKADVPLSEMFGYIGDLRTMTSGRGQFSMSFSHYAPCPNNIAEEVIKEVKERQAAS; from the coding sequence ATGAAAGATCTGACTCGTTATCGAAACATAGGCATCTTCGCTCACGTAGATGCTGGTAAGACCACCACAACAGAAAGAATCCTCAAACTGACAGGAAAAATCCACAAAATCGGTGAAGTCCATGAAGGCGATGCAACAACCGACTTCATGCCACAAGAGCAAGAGCGTGGTATTACGATTCAGTCTGCTGCGACTACCTGTTTTTGGAATGACCACCAACTGAACCTGATTGATACCCCAGGTCACGTCGATTTCACCATTGAAGTATACCGTTCCCTTAAAGTTCTAGATGGGGGAATTGGTGTTTTCTGTGGTTCCGGTGGAGTTGAACCGCAATCTGAAACCAACTGGCGCTACGCTAACGACTCCAAAGTTGCTCGCCTCGTCTACATCAATAAACTCGATCGCACGGGTGCAGATTTTTACAACGTTGTCAAGCAAGTTGATCAAGTACTTGCTGCCAAGCCGCTAGTAATGGTGCTGCCGATTGGCATTGAAGAAAAATTTTGCGGCGTTGTCGATTTACTGACTCGTAAGGCATGGATATGGGATGATTCCGGCGATCCCATGAATTATGAGATCAAAGATGTTCCTGCCGATATGGTCGATGATGTCGAGAAATACCGCGAACAGTTGATTGAACTGGCGGTTGAACAAGACGATGAGGTGATGGAACAGTATTTGGAAGGGAATGAGCCAGATATTGAGTCAATTAAGCGCTGTATCCGCAAAGGTACTCGCGATTTGGCGTTTTTCCCCACATACTGTGGTTCCTCCTTTAAAAATAAGGGCGTACAGTTGGTGCTGGATGCCGTAGTTGACTACCTGCCTAACCCAATGGAAGTCAATCCACAGCATGAGGTTGATCTTGAAGGGAATGAAACAGGGACGTTGGCGATCGTTGATCCAGAGAAACCCTTGCGGGCGCTGGCGTTTAAGATCATGGACGATCGCTACGGTGCTTTAACGTTCACGCGCCTGTACTCTGGTACGTTGTCCAAGGGCGATACCGTACTAAATACCGCGACAGGCAAGACGGAACGCATCAGCCGTTTGGTAGAGATGCACGCCAATTCTCGCGAAGAAATTGACTCGGCTCAAGCTGGAGATATTATTGCGATCGTCGGCATGAAGAATGTCCGAACCGGACACACAATCTGCGATCCCAAATATCCCGCGACGCTAGAGCCAATGGTATTCCCAGAACCCGTAATTTCCATTGCGGTCAAACCAAAGGCGAAGGGTGGTGAAGAAAAGATGGTCGCTGCGCTCACTAAAATGGTGCAGGAAGACCCATCTTTCCACATGATGACAGATGAGGAAAGCGGCGAAACCATTCTCAAGGGCATGGGTGAGCTACATCTGGACATCAAAGTGGACATTCTCAGACGCACTCACGGGGTAGACGTGGAGGTAGGTAAACCACAGGTAGCCTACCGCGAGTCGATTACGAAGCGCCTAGAAGACGAATACGTTCACAAGAAGCAGTCTGGTGGTTCTGGTCAATTTGCCAAAATCGGCTATGTGATTGAGCCAGGTGAACCAGGTAGTGGCTTCCTGTTTGAGTCGAAAGTGACTGGTGGCAGCGTACCCAGAGAGTATTGGGCATCGGTGCAAAAAGGCTTTGAGAGCAGCATTGACCGAGGCGTATTGGCTGGGTTCCCCTGCATGGACTTTAAGTTCACCCTGCTTGATGGAGGTTTCCACCCTGTTGACTCGTCAGCAATGGCGTTTGAAATTGCGGCAAAAGCAGCCTATCGGCAGTCTGTTCCTAAAGCTGCGCCTCAGTTGCTTGAACCAATTATGAATGTCGATGTATTCACACCAGATGATTACATGGGCGATGTCATCGGTGACCTCAACCGCCGTCGCGGGATGATGAAATCTCAGGAGACAGGTCAGACAGGCGCACGCATTAAGGCGGATGTGCCTTTGAGCGAAATGTTTGGCTACATTGGCGACCTGCGTACCATGACATCTGGGCGTGGACAGTTCTCCATGTCCTTCTCGCACTACGCTCCTTGCCCAAATAACATCGCCGAAGAAGTGATTAAGGAAGTGAAAGAGCGTCAGGCTGCAAGCTAG